In the genome of Candidatus Atribacteria bacterium, the window CAGGGTAGTGGAACAGGCAGCCCGTGAATCTGACCCAAAGAAGAGATATGAACTTTACAAACGTTCGGAACAAATTCTTTGTGAAGAAGTAGCTGCTATAGCTCCTATTTACTTTTACACGGTATCATGGATGGTTAAACCTCATTTATACCGTACATTCTCACCCTTGGGCGGTCAGCATTTTAACCAGTGGAAAATTATAGAATAAAGCCCTTGAAAGGATTATTATTAATTTGAAATTGAATTTTTCTTGAATGTTTTTTGAATAACCGTGCAGGCTGGGAAATTTTAAAAAGACTGCACGGTTATTTTTAGTCATGGAGTCTTATCCAGCACAAGATGAGCCTGAAATTGAAATCTAAAAGTCAAAATATTTGACCAGCCAAATGCAAGAGTCATAATAGCTATATGATGATGGTAGTTATGATGAATGACTCTAAATTAAATAGACTGACTCAAATAAAAAGCTTTTTATCTGAAACAGAGGCTGTAGAATTTAAAAAGAGATCCAAAAAAGAGGCTTATGGTTGGATAGAGGAGACACTAGGGAGATTTAACTATTTTATTCTCTCTAAAAAAGAAAAAGGACTAATCAGGAGATATCTCATGAAAATAAGCGGCTATTCCAGAGCCCAGCTAACCAGACACATAAACCAATACCGAGAAGAAGGTCAGCTCAGAATAAAAGAATATGAACGACATAGATTTGAGAAAAAATACACCAATAGGGATATCCAACTCCTGGCTAAGACCGCACAGTTACATGATTCTCCCAACGGAGCTGCCTTAAAGAAGACGCTGGAACGTATGGCCAGGGAATATGGGAAAGAAGAATATCTAAATATTGCCAACATCTCGGTATCTCATATCTATAACCTGAAGAAGAAAGTGCCCTACCTGCGCAGTGTATCTTTCTATCAGAAAACTCACAAAGGCAAGGGAAAAGCCATTGGTGTCAGATGTAAACCCCAACCGCAAGGCAAACCGGGCTATCTCAGGGTAGATACCATGCACCAGGGGGACCAAGAAGGCCAAAAGGGAGTTTATCATATCAATACCGTAGATGAGATTACCCAATGGCAGGTGATCGGAGCCACAGCAAAGATTACAGAAGAATATCTTCTTCCTTTATTGGAGAAGATAATAGCCAGTTATCCTTATCGGATTATTAATTTCCATGCCGATAATGGCTCAGAATACATCAATAGAAAAGTAGCAGAAATGTTAAATACTTTATTAATCAAACTAACCAAAAGTAGACCCAGACATACCAATGATAATGCTCTAATAGAGACCAAAAACGGCTGGGTAGTCAGAAAATGGTTAGGTTATAGCTATATCAAGCGAGAATATGCCCCCAGGATTAATGATTTTTATTTCGGCTGTTTTCATGAGTATTTGAACTTTCATCGTCCCTGTGCCTTCCCAAGGGAGATCATAGACAGAAAAGGAAAGATCAAGAAGAAATACCGATACCAGGACTATATGACGCCCTATGAGAAATTGAGGAGTATCTCTGATGTCCAGAAATACCTGAAAGAAGGCATTGG includes:
- a CDS encoding integrase, which translates into the protein MMMVVMMNDSKLNRLTQIKSFLSETEAVEFKKRSKKEAYGWIEETLGRFNYFILSKKEKGLIRRYLMKISGYSRAQLTRHINQYREEGQLRIKEYERHRFEKKYTNRDIQLLAKTAQLHDSPNGAALKKTLERMAREYGKEEYLNIANISVSHIYNLKKKVPYLRSVSFYQKTHKGKGKAIGVRCKPQPQGKPGYLRVDTMHQGDQEGQKGVYHINTVDEITQWQVIGATAKITEEYLLPLLEKIIASYPYRIINFHADNGSEYINRKVAEMLNTLLIKLTKSRPRHTNDNALIETKNGWVVRKWLGYSYIKREYAPRINDFYFGCFHEYLNFHRPCAFPREIIDRKGKIKKKYRYQDYMTPYEKLRSISDVQKYLKEGIGLEMLDKISKRYTDNEMAQKVQLARDRLFDKIVAA